Proteins from one Procambarus clarkii isolate CNS0578487 chromosome 40, FALCON_Pclarkii_2.0, whole genome shotgun sequence genomic window:
- the LOC138372938 gene encoding lipid droplet-regulating VLDL assembly factor AUP1-like, with product MGLVVREESLENRDTSCRIITTNHVTPFDHLAVSIVLPCVTPSVYDLPGALSTLLCYRDLGVTQGREVLRASARIFLSERNSPPLLLHPEGATTSGTLALMKYGTWAFELNGPVLVAGIHVWRLPLLPLAPSVLGASWAADLCFMLFSPVTLFTIRYIGKMDRGENETVEEFAARVQIATAAALSVQTSNHTVADKVEYMKRLAREAAAAANPMLSPEVHRMAQQVQEVLPHISLEQIKRDLVHTQNVDLTITNFLEGNVPEPVPEPRPITPSRSSPGPSVQPNETGSSTPIAIQSQSPSCASDLSKSTSESDSPPGAMSKASVTLSTAAKSFGKCASERMTSFQSRKAQLIENARRKYIEKHGLQIPGYNC from the exons ATGGGTCTTGTTGTTCGAGAAGAATCACTGGAGAATAGAGACACTTCATGTCGTATCATCACCACCAATCATGTCACGCCATTTGACCATCTAGCAGTATCCATTGTCCTGCCAtgtgttact CCTAGCGTGTATGATCTTCCTGGAGCTTTATCAACGCTGTTATGTTATCGTGACCTTGGAGTGACACAGGGTCGAGAGGTGCTACGAGCTAGTGCTCGAATTTTTCTTAGTGAGCGTAACAGCCCCCCTCTGCTTTTGCATCCAGAGGGTGCAACCACAAGTGGAACTCTTGCTTTAATGAA GTATGGAACATGGGCATTTGAGTTAAATGGGCCAGTGCTAGTTGCAGGCATTCATGTGTGGCGTCTTCCTCTCCTTCCCTTGGCACCTTCGGTTTTGGGTGCCTCCTGGGCGGCCGACTTGTGTTTCATGCTCTTTTCTCCTGTTACGCTATTTACTATAAG ATACATTGGAAAAATGGATAGGGGCGAAAATGAAACCGTTGAAGAATTTGCTGCTCGTGTCCAAATTGCCACAGCAGCTGCACTCAGTGTTCAGACCTCTAATCACACAGTAGCAGACAAG GTGGAATATATGAAACGACTCGCCAGagaggcggcagcagcagcaaatCCTATGCTCAGCCCAGAAGTGCATAGAATGGCTCAACAGGTCCAAGAAGTACTACCACATATTTCCCTTGAACAAATTAAAAGGGATTTAG TTCACACTCAGAATGTTGATTTAACGATCACAAATTTTTTGGAGGGCAACGTACCAGAGCCAGTACCTGAACCCCGACCCATCACTCCAAGTCGGTCTTCTCCTGGTCCAAGTGTACAGCCAAATGAAACGGGCAGTTCGACTCCAATTGCTATTCAATCTCAAAGTCCATCTTGTGCTTCAGATCTTTCTAAGAGCACTTCAGAGAGTGATAGCCCTCCAGGAGCAATGTCTAAAGCCTCAGTAACTTTGAGTACAGCAGCAAAATCATTTGGAAAATGTGCATCAGAAAGAATGACTTCTTTTCAGAGTAGAAAAGCACAGCTGATAGAGAATGCTAGGAGAAAATATATTGAAAAGCATGGACTACAAATACCGGGCTACAATTGCTGA